The DNA window ATATTTTATCTCCTATGAGTCTATCTGCACTAGCTTCTACATATCCATGACCTACATCTATCTTTGCTCCCAATGCCTTAAAACCCTTTAAATGCAAATCTATAGGCCTTGTTCCTATTGCACAGCCACCAGGAAGAGATACTCTTGCTTTTCCCATGCGGGCCAACAATGGTCCCATTACCAAAAAAGAGGCCCTCATTTTTCTCATTAACTCATAAGGTGCTTCAACATTAATAATTTTCGAAGAATTAATTTCTAAGCTATTTTTACTAGCTCTATTTATGTCAACCCCTAAAGATGCAAGTACATCACTTATTACGTCTACATCATCTAAAGCTGGAATATCTTCAAGAGTACATACTTCCGAAGACAGAAGTGAAGCTGCTATAATTGGTAATGTAGAGTTCTTTGCTCCACTAATCTTTACAGAGCCTTTTAAAGCTGGGCTCTTTTCAACAATTATCATTGGCACGGTGTCTGTTCCTCCCTTTACGTTCATTTGTTTAGGTAGTTTTCCAATTACGCCCTATCTAAAGTAAGATCCTTCGTTACACTCAGGATGGCAATTCGTTTCAGTTGTTAATCCTCAATTATCTAGTATCCTATTGTAATTATTGGGTAACCCATAGTTATGTATGTTTTCCCCTCATACTCATTATAACTCAATGCAATGTTTAAATTCATCTTTTTATTTCCTGTATATATAGTTCTATCTAAATTTGGCGAATAAGCGGAAATACTCACAATATCGTCCCCTAATAAGCCTTCTACCTTTTTGCTGTTTGTTGCTGAAAGAATTTTTGTTATTTTCTTAATTATATTATCCTTATTCAATTCTGCCTCAAAAGTCCCAATAATGCAATAGGTAATTTCTGTTTTTATATTGTATACTTTACACAAATTATCAATTTTTCTTCTTATTTCTGCAATTTCTGCATAATCATCATCCATAATAATATCTATCACTATGCTAGTCTCTCTGCTATTTTTTTCTCTTTCAAAATATGAATAAAGTATTACTGTTACCTGATTATCATATTTATCCTTTCCATACATAACTAGCTGCAAGCTATCAAATGTTTCGCTATGCGAACTCATATGTCCTTCATTTTCAATGCTGTAATCTGCTTTTTGTTCTATCAGTCCTAATTCTTTTATAATATGTTTCTTCATACTTCTAAGTTGTTCCTCATCCTTATATAGTTCGTTGACTATTCCGCTAAAATTAAGGTTGAGGCTGGAAAAATCTGCTCCTGTTTCTTCAAAGGCTTTTATAAACAGTTCTTCGTCATTGAGATTTGTTTTCTCTGCATATGCAGAATTAATAAATGCTAGTATAACTATAAGTCCAATTGACAGCATCCCTTTTATAATTTTCATTTGCTCCCTCCATTGCACAAATTAAGGAAAGGACTTAAAGAAGCAAAAATGTAAAGGGGGACAAAACATTTTTGCTGTGAAGCCATCCTTCCCTCATATCAAGTATTAACATCTAATGGGGGGTTTTATACACGGTAAATTTAAAATTTATAAAAAGATAAATTCTTCATTTACGCTTATAATAAAGCAAAAATTAATAAAAAATAGGGACTGTCAGGAAACCATTCTTAATTATATCCGTGCGGAAATAATTTAAGAATGCCCCTAAACAGACCCTATCGCCTCAAATCGAGTGCATATTTTATTCTTTTTCTTCTGCTATTCTTATTCTATTTACTGCTTTTCTAAGAGCAATCTCTGCTCTGGCTACATCTATGTTGTCTCTTCTTTTTAGTCTTTCTTCTGCTCTTTGCTTTGCTTCTTTTGCTCTAGTTACATCTATTTCTTCAGGCCATTCTGCTGAATCTGAAATAATAGTTGTCTTTTCTTTGGTAACTTCTACGTAGCCTCCAGCAATAGCAGCTATTCTTGTTTTACCATCTTTTTTGATTTTGATTCTTCCTATATCAAGCGGTGTTACTAACGGAGCACGACCTCTAAGTATTCCTAAGTCGCCTTCTACACCTCTTACAATTACCATGTCTACTTCTTCCTCGAAAAATTTCCTATCAGGAGTTACTATTTCTAGCATAAACCCTGCCATTTATAGCACCTCCTAATATCCCATTTTTTTAGCTTTTTCTACAGCTTCATCTATTGTTCCTACAAATAAGAATGCAGACTCTGGTAAGTTATCGTGCTTGCCTTCAAGTATTTCTTTAAATCCTCTTACAGTTTCACTAATTGGTACATATTTACCTGCCATACCTGTAAACTGCTCTGCAACGCTAAAAGGTTGAGATAGGAAACGTTGAATTCTTCTAGCACGTGCAACTGTTATTTTATCGTCATCAGATAATTCATCCATACCAAGTATGGCTATAATATCTTGAAGCTCTTTATATCTTTGTAAAATCTCTTGTACTTGACGCGCTACATTGTAGTGCTCTTCCCCTACAACTAATGGATCTAGAATTCTAGATGATGAATCTAGTGGATCAACTGCTGGATATATACCTAGCTCTGATATCGCACGAGATAGAACTGTTGTAGCATCCAAGTGGGCAAAGGTAGTAGCCGGTGCAGGGTCTGTTAAGTCGTCAGCAGGCACATAAACAGCCTGAACCGATGTAATAGAACCCTTCTTAGTTGATGTAATTCTCTCCTGAAGCACACCCATCTCTGTAGCTAATGTAGGTTGATATCCAACGGCACTTGGCATACGTCCAAGTAAAGCTGAAACCTCTGAACCTGCTTGCGTAAATCTAAATATGTTATCTATAAATAGAAGTACGTCCTGTCCTTGCACATCTCTAAAGTATTCTGCCATTGTAAGTCCTGTAAGAGCAACTCTCATCCTTGCTCCTGGCGGCTCATTCATCTGACCAAATACTAGAGCAGTCTTGTCTATAACTCCAGATTCCTTCATTTCATAATAAAGGTCATTACCTTCTCTGGTTCTCTCTCCAACTCCAGAGAATACTGAAAGACCACCGTGCTCTTTTGCTATATTGTTAATAAGTTCTTGAATAAGAACTGTCTTTCCAACACCAGCTCCACCGAATAGTCCTATTTTACCACCCTTTGCATAAGGTGCTATAAGGTCTATGACCTTAATACCTGTTTCAAAAATCTCTGTTGCTGTTTCCTGCTCTTCAAAGGATGGTGCTGATCTATGAATAGGAAGTTGTTCACCAGTCTTTATTGGTTCACCTTCATCGATAGTTTCGCCAAGAACATTAAATAATCTACCCAATGTTGCTTTTCCTACAGGAATTGTTATAGCATTTCCTGTATCTACAGCATCCATGCCTCTAATAAGACCATCTGTAGAAGACATAGCAATACATCTAACTGTATCGTCGCCTACGTGTTGTGAGACTTCTGCTATTACCTCTCTGTCCCCTAATTGTATTTTGATTGCATTCAGAAGACGTGGCAATTTATCCTCACCAAATCTTATATCCAACACAGGTCCGATTATTTGAATTATTTTACCTATGTTTTTTTCGGCCATTCATTTCACTCCTTTGTTATTGCATTATTAACAATCGTTAAACAATAGTCAAGCTGTCGTTGTATCATCGCTAAACTGAGATCCTTCGCCTACGGCTCAGGATGACGAGAATGAAATAATTCTCAATCCTCAATTATTATTTAAGCGCTTCTGCTCCGCCTACTATTTCCGATATTTCTTGTGTTATCGATGCTTGACGTGCTCTATTGTATCTGAGCTCTAGATCTTCTATCATTTCTTCTGCATTATCTGTTGCTGACTCCATGGCGGTTCTTCTAGCCCCTTGCTCACTTGCAGAAGATTCAATTAGTGCTCCGTATATGGCACTGTGGATATACTTAGGGATTAAATAATCAAGTACCTCTTCTGGAGATGGTTCATATTCTATTAGAGTCTTAGAGCCTTTGTCTCCTTCTTCTCCTATGCTTTCCGCTGGTAGAAGCTTTAATATCTTTGGCTCTTGTGACATAACGCTTTTGAATCCAGTATATACAATATTTACTTCATCTACTTTGCAGTCTTCATATAGCTCTACAGCTAAGCCTCCTATACTGCTGGCATCCATAAAGCATGGTTCTTCAGATATGTTTAAAAATTCGCCAGCTACATTATATCCTCTTCTTTTAAAATAGTCCCTGCCCTTTTGTCCAACAGCTAGTATAACAGCATGTTCCTTGTCATCTATTTGGCTTTCTGCCAGTCTCATAACATTGCCATTATATCCTCCTGCCAAACCTCTATCTCCAGTTATGACAATAAAAGCACGGTTCTTCACTTCACGCTTTACAAGCAGAGGATGTCTTATCCCAGTTGTAGATGAAAGAATGTCTTGGATGCTTCTGACTAGTGTTTGATAATAAGGTCTGCTCATTTCCAGCCTTTCTCTAGCCTTTCTAAGCTTAGCAGATGAAACAAGCTCCATTGCCTTAGTTATCTGCTTTATGCCACCGACACTTCTAATTCTTCTTTTAATATCCTTCATCGATTGAGCCATGTGAGATCACCTCTTTTCTCTTTGAATCACAGCCTTTATACATTACATAAAGCTCTTTTTAAATTCTTCTATACCTTTAACTAGTTCAGCTTCTACTTCCTCTGTTAGTACTTTTGTATCACGAATACTCTTTCCAACTTGTGGATAACTGCCTTCCATAAATGCTAAAAATTCGCTTTCAAAATCCTTTAATCTATCTAGTGGTATATCTGAAACATATTTATTTGTAACAGCATAAAGCACCATTACTTGCTTTTCTACAGACATAGGACTGTATTGAGGCTGTTTTAGAATTTCCATTATTCTTTCACCATGAGATAATCTCTCTTCAGTTTCTTTATCTAGATCTGAACCAAACTGAGCAAATGCTGAAAGCTCCCTATATTGAGCAAGCTCAAGCTTAAGTCCTCCAGATACTTTTTTCATAGCTTTTATCTGCGCAGCTCCACCAACACGTGATACAGAAAGTCCTGAGTTAACAGCAGGTCTTTGTCCTGAGAAGAAAAGCTCTGTCTCTAGGAATATCTGTCCATCTGTGATAGATATAACGTTTGTTGGTATATAAGCTGATATATCTCCTGCGAGAGTTTCTATTATTGGTAGTGCAGTTATTGAACCGCCACCATATTTTTCATCAAGTCTTGCAGCTCTTTCCAAGAGTCTTGAGTGTAGGTAGAATACATCTCCAGGGTAAGCCTCACGTCCTGGTGGACGCCTCAAAAGTAATGACATTGCACGGTATGCAACCGCATGCTTCGATAAATCATCATATATAATCAATACATCTTTTCCGTTATACATAAATTCTTCTGCCATAGCTACACCAGCATAAGGTGCTATATATTGAAGTGGTGCTAGTTCACTTGCAGTAGCTGATACTATGATTGAATATTCCATAGCTCCCTTTGATTCTAGTGTATTAACTATTTGAGCTACTGTAGATCTTTTTTGTCCAATAGCTACATATATACAGATTACATCTTGTCCTTTTTGATTTATAATAGTGTCTATTGCAATAGCTGTTTTACCAGTTTGTCTATCTCCTATTATAAGCTCTCTTTGTCCTCTACCTATTGGTATCATAGAGTCAATAGCCTTTATACCTGTTTGTAGTGGTACAGAAACTGATTTTCTCTCAATAACTCCAGGTGCTCTTGATTCAATAGGTCTAAACTTATCTGAGCTTATTGGTCCTTTTCCATCTATTGGCTGGCCAAGTGCATTTACAACTCTTCCTATTAGATTATCTCCTACTGGAACCTCAACTATCCTTCCAGTTCTCTTAACGATGTCACCTTCTTTTATATTTTCATCAGAACCTAAAAGAACGCAACCTACGTTATCCTCCTCAAGGTTAAGAGCCATACCATATACTTCACCTGGGAACTCTAGAAGCTCACCAGCCATACAGCTTTCAAGGCCATGAATTCTTGCTATAGCATCTCCGACTTGAATTACAGTACCAACGTCTACTACATCAAGCTTTTTTTCATATCTTTTGATCTGCTCTTTTATAATTGAGCTAATTTCTTCAGGTCTTAGATTCATTTAGTTCTTCACCCCTATCCTATTCTTACTCTTACATTATTTAAGTCCTTGTAAAGTTCTTCAAATCTACCCTTGATACTTGAGTCTATAATCTTATCTCCTATTTTTACGAGGACTCCACCCATTACGGTGCTATCGATTTCATTTGAAAGAAGAACCTTTTTGTCAAGTTTCTTAGATAATTGTTTTTCTAGCTTCTTCATTTCTTCATCTTCCATAGGAACTGCAGTAATAGCCCTTGCTTCTACTATTCCTTGCTTTTCGTTTGAAAGCCTTGTATACTCTTCACTTATACCAGTTAGATGAGTCTCTCTGCCCTTATCTATGACTATATAGCAAAGATTAAGAATCTCTTGAGAAACTCTCTCCTTGAAAATAGAGTTAATAATATCCTTCTTTTCATCCTTTGAAAGCTTAGGGTGCTCAAATATGGTTTTTAGCTTTGGCTCACTTTTAAGTATCTGTGATATAGCTTTTATTTCTTCTTTAAACTCTTCTAGCTTATCCAGTTCAAGGGCAACCTCATATAGGGCTTCAGCATATCTTTTTCCTATTAATTCTGCCATTGCGCTTCCCCTACCTCATCGATAAACTTGTTTATCATTTCCTTATGAGCCTTTTCATCTAAGCTTTTCTCAACTACCTTTTCTGCAGCCATCATGGCTATCTCAACAACCTCTGACTTTAATTCAGCCATGGTTTTTTCTTTTTCTCTTTCAATGTCGCTTTTTGCTTTCGCTAGTACATTACCAGCCTCTGTCTTTGCTGATACTACAATTTCAGCTTTAAGCTCTTCGCCTCTCTTCTTTGCAGAATCTACTATGCCTCTTGCCTCTTGCTTGGCTTCATCTATCCTAGATTCGTACTCTTTTTTTAGAGTCTCTGCTTCTTCTCTATGAGACTTTGCTTCCCCTAATTCTTGAGCTATTCTTTCTTTTCTATCAGCTAAAAACTTTGAAACTGGCTTAAATAAAAAATGTCTCAAGATTAAAAATAATACTAATGTAGCTGAAATCTGCAGCAAAAAATTGACGGGATCTGGTAATACATTTACTTGAATATCCATGCTTTAAGCCTCCCTTCCTTGCTCGAAGTGTATAAACTAAGACTAAGTTCAGATGGGTAACCCCTCTAAACGCTAAGTCGTATTATCCAAGGATCATGCAATTCCTCAATTTCCACCTGAATAAATGGAAACTCTGAAATTATAAGCCAGTGGATAAAAAATGGCTTTCCATATTGTGTTACTCATAATTCATAATAAAGAGATGGGTAATCTACCCACCTCTTTGCATTCTATAGACCTGCTAATAGTGGTCGAACGAATAGCAAAATAATAGCTACAACTAAGCTGTATATACCAGTTGTCTCTGCAACAGCTTGACCTAGAAGCATGGTCTGCATAATATCTCCCTTAGCTTCTGGTTGTCTACCAACTGCCTCTGCTCCCTTACCAGCAGCAAATCCTTGACCTATACCAGGTCCTAAACCTGCAATTAGTGCTATACCTGCGCCTATTGCTGAACATCCTAATACAAAAGCCTCATTTGAAATTCCTTGTAACATTTTATTTCCTCCTTAATTATTAAATATTTTTTTAATTTTTTATTGTTAAAATCTTATTTTATAACCTCAGATGGTTCATCTCCCATCTTGTTCGCTATGTTTAACATAGTAAGCATAGTGAATATAAGTGTCTGGATTAAACCCGAGAACACATCAAAATATGCATGAAATACTGGTGCCACAAATGGTGTAATGAACATAGACAAGCTATTTAGGCCTGAATAAATTAAGGCCATTATAATAGTACCACTTAAAATGTTTCCAAAAAGACGGAATGATAATGATATAGGTGTAGCTAATTCACCTAATATGTTAATTGGAAACAAAAAAGGCATGGGCTCAAAGAAACCTTTTAAATAACCTAAAATTCCATTTGATTTAATACCATTAAAATGCATCATTACAAATGTTATTAACGCTAATGCTAGAGTTACATTATAGTCTGATGTAGGTGGTGTAAAGCCTAATAGACCAAATAAATTGGCACATACTAAATACATGGCTAATGTTCCCACATAAGGCATAAAATTCATCCTAGTTGGTCCCATTGCAGACCTTACTAAAGATTCCAATCCTTCTACGAGAATCTCAGCAACATTTAATAAGCCAGTAGGCTTTTCATCAATATTCGCTTTTTTCAATTTTCTATTTACCACAATTGCAAATATTGAAAGTAAAATGACTATTATCCATGAGTTAACTACTGTATCATGAATATAAATCTCTTTGCCATTCATCATAAATTTAATCCCCATCTTCTAGTTCTCCCTCCTCTCTTAAAATGACTAGTTTAAATGAACGCTATTTTAATGGCACATCAAAATGTATATTTATTTAGTTTTCTTATGAAGCGCATCTAATATTATATCGTAAAAAGCAGCAGAAAGTATAACAATTTTAACCATTAATATTCCAACTACAGCAGCAAAAAAATTGATGTAGTCGGCTACTGCTGAGATGGACAGCATAATTCCGTAAATTATATATCTAACAGAATAGTTTCCCATAACGTACTTTTTTATTCTGCTTTGAGGCATGTGTACTGCTTTCTCCATGGTGATAGCCATGAGCTTAAAGTTCAAAACATTTATGGAGGTTCCAAATGCTAAGCCATAGATATATTCTTTAGGATTAGGAAATACGATTAAACATACTCCCGATAATATTAATGCTAATAGCAGTGCTCTAATTATTATATTTCTTTGATAGTTTCCCTCCAATATTTTCATTATATCACTTCCTCTTAGTAGTTCCTACAGTCATCTTATATAGAGTCAAAAAAGAGGACATTATGCCTAATATAGTAAAAATCGCTAGAAATATGACGCCTGTACCTATTTTCTGATCAATAAAATGACCTAATAAAATCCCTCCAAAAGTAGGAACTATCATAGATATACCTATTTGCGAAACAAGAACTAAGTTTTCGAGTACTCTTGAATTTTTATTTGATTTCAACCTTATCACTCCAGCCTTAGCACTTTATAGAACATTTTGGATAAATATATTAGTTCATTTTGTCAAATATATTAGTCATTTTGACAAAGTTTTTGTTATTTTTATTTTACCCTATAAATGATACTATATAATATTTCGATATATTTTTGCAATGGTTTTTTGTAAAATAAGTCTAAATTCACTTTTCATTAGCTTCGCAAATGTTATTTTATAAGGAAGTATTAAGGTTTATTTATAAAAATCAGAGAGTTCAATCTCTGATTTTTATAAATATTATGAACAACTCACTAGTCATAAGCCAGTTATAGGTCCAATGCTAGTTCTGTTGTTCATAAGGTTAAAAATCTATCTGCTTGTGTATGAGATATTAAGTCAAGGTCATAATATTAAAATTGATGTGTACCCTGCTTTTATTGTCATACACAAGATTCTATTTATTATCAGCGGCTCATAAAAAAGCTATTTTTTTATTTTATAATATCTATACTAAGAACGCGAAACCTAAACAAGTAATTATACCTATAACTATTAAGTCAATTATACAGTAGCCCATGATGTCTCTCGCTCCAAGTCCTGCAATACCAAGAGCTGGTAATGCCCAGAATGGTTGAATTAAGTTTGTCCAAGCATCTCCCCAAGCTATAGTCATACCTGTGACTGCAGGATTTACACCTAGTTCAGCACCAGCAGGCATCATGATAGGTGCTTGCACTGCCCATTGTCCTCCGCCTGAAGGAACAAAGAAGTTTACTATTCCAGCACTTAGATATGATAAAAGTGGGAATGTTTTTACTGTAGCTACAGAAACAAATCCGTCTGATATTATTTTTGCTAAGGATACTCCATCCGCATTAGCCCCTACCATCATGCCCATTATACCTGCATAAAATGGGAACTGTATTAAAACACCAGCAGCACCTTTTACAGAGCCTTCTACAGAATCGAGGAAGTTTCTTGGATTTCCATGTAAGATAATACCAGCAAATAAGAATATAAAGTTAACAATATTTAAATCTAAGTTAAATCCTTTAGTTGCAAACCAGTATACAATAAAAGCTAAACCGCCAACACCAATTATCATTGAAAGGATTGGACTGTTTTCCATTCTTTCAGCTGGAGTCATTAATGACTTATCTTTTGCAACTGCAACCTCTTCTTCCAATAAGCTCGTATCTAATGCTACTACTTTGTCTGGCTCTGGGTGCATAGCTGAATTCACTAGTGGTATGATAATTAATATAGCTAACTGCATAATAAGATTCCATGGTGCAAATATAGTTTCTGTTATTGGTATAGCCGCAGTTAATACTCCTGCCGTTTCAGCTTCTAGTCCTCCAGTAGCCATTTTCAAAGGTATAGAACCGGATATTCCGCCATGCCAGTTTGCAATACTTGCATAAGCAGATGCTATCAATAGTCTATAGTCAACACCTTTTATTTTTTTTGAAAGCCTTCTAGCAAATAGAGGTCCAATAACTAATCCAAAGCCCCAGTTAATAAACATAGCAATTAGTGAAATAAAGGAAATAAACCAAATTGCTGAACGTGGGGTCTTGGGAATACAAGCAAGTTTATCTAGAGCTTTTTTTACAGGCTTTGTATCAGCTAATACATAGCCTGTTACTACTACTAATGCCATTTGCATAGCAAATCCTAGTAAGCTCCAAAAGCCATCACCCCAATGCTTAATCATATCTACTGGTCCTTGTCCTGTTGTAGCCATACCAGCTACAAAGACGATAATAGTTAAAATAACTGCGAATAAAAACGCATCAGGTAAATATTTTTGGACTAAAGCAATACATCCATTAGTAAATTTTTTGAACATAGCACAAATGACCTCCCTATTTTTTTCTATTGAAAAAATGAGCCGCTGACTAATTATCTTACAAAGAAACAAAACACTTGATGCAATCTTGCTCTCTGTAAAAAACTAAATTATAATTAAACATCCATAACTTTGAGATTGTCAGAAATTTTCAGGGTTGCCTCTGTTAATCTCAATACATCTCCAACAGTCACTTCAGGACCAATCTCAGTTAATAGCAATCCATCTTTAGACACTTGTATTACTGCCATTTCAGTAATAATCATATCTACTTCTCCTGCTGCTGTTAATGGAAGATTACATTCTTTTAGTATCTTAGGATTGCCTTTAGCTGTATGTTCCATGGCTACTATTACCTTTTTAGCTCCAACTACAAGGTCCATGGCACCTCCCATACCTGGAACCATCTTCCCTGGTATCATCCAGTTTGCAAGATTTCCATTTTGATCAACCTGTAAAGCTCCTAATACTGTTATGTCAACATGTCCACCTCTAATTATGCTGAAGGACATAGCACTATCAAAAAATGCTCCTCCTCCATTGATAGTAACGTGTTGACCACCTGCATTTACTAAATCCTTGTCTTCTTTGCCTTTTTCTGGAGCTGGTCCAAGCCCTACAAAACCATTTTCTGATTGAAATGTTACATCCATGCCTTCTGGTACATAGTTTGCTACTAGTGTAGGCAAGCCTATTCCTAGGTTGACAACGTCCCCATCTCTTAACTCTTGAGCTACTCTTTTAGCTATGACTTCTCTTACTCTCACTTTATCCACTTTAATTTTCCCCCTTTACAATGAAGTCTACAAATAGGCCTGGTGTCATTACATCATTAGGGTCAATTTCACCCACTTCAACTATTTCTTCTGCTTCTACAATAACCATGTCTGCTGCCATAG is part of the Proteiniborus sp. MB09-C3 genome and encodes:
- a CDS encoding YwmB family TATA-box binding protein produces the protein MKIIKGMLSIGLIVILAFINSAYAEKTNLNDEELFIKAFEETGADFSSLNLNFSGIVNELYKDEEQLRSMKKHIIKELGLIEQKADYSIENEGHMSSHSETFDSLQLVMYGKDKYDNQVTVILYSYFEREKNSRETSIVIDIIMDDDYAEIAEIRRKIDNLCKVYNIKTEITYCIIGTFEAELNKDNIIKKITKILSATNSKKVEGLLGDDIVSISAYSPNLDRTIYTGNKKMNLNIALSYNEYEGKTYITMGYPIITIGY
- a CDS encoding F0F1 ATP synthase subunit epsilon, translated to MAGFMLEIVTPDRKFFEEEVDMVIVRGVEGDLGILRGRAPLVTPLDIGRIKIKKDGKTRIAAIAGGYVEVTKEKTTIISDSAEWPEEIDVTRAKEAKQRAEERLKRRDNIDVARAEIALRKAVNRIRIAEEKE
- the atpD gene encoding F0F1 ATP synthase subunit beta, which codes for MAEKNIGKIIQIIGPVLDIRFGEDKLPRLLNAIKIQLGDREVIAEVSQHVGDDTVRCIAMSSTDGLIRGMDAVDTGNAITIPVGKATLGRLFNVLGETIDEGEPIKTGEQLPIHRSAPSFEEQETATEIFETGIKVIDLIAPYAKGGKIGLFGGAGVGKTVLIQELINNIAKEHGGLSVFSGVGERTREGNDLYYEMKESGVIDKTALVFGQMNEPPGARMRVALTGLTMAEYFRDVQGQDVLLFIDNIFRFTQAGSEVSALLGRMPSAVGYQPTLATEMGVLQERITSTKKGSITSVQAVYVPADDLTDPAPATTFAHLDATTVLSRAISELGIYPAVDPLDSSSRILDPLVVGEEHYNVARQVQEILQRYKELQDIIAILGMDELSDDDKITVARARRIQRFLSQPFSVAEQFTGMAGKYVPISETVRGFKEILEGKHDNLPESAFLFVGTIDEAVEKAKKMGY
- the atpG gene encoding ATP synthase F1 subunit gamma encodes the protein MAQSMKDIKRRIRSVGGIKQITKAMELVSSAKLRKARERLEMSRPYYQTLVRSIQDILSSTTGIRHPLLVKREVKNRAFIVITGDRGLAGGYNGNVMRLAESQIDDKEHAVILAVGQKGRDYFKRRGYNVAGEFLNISEEPCFMDASSIGGLAVELYEDCKVDEVNIVYTGFKSVMSQEPKILKLLPAESIGEEGDKGSKTLIEYEPSPEEVLDYLIPKYIHSAIYGALIESSASEQGARRTAMESATDNAEEMIEDLELRYNRARQASITQEISEIVGGAEALK
- the atpA gene encoding F0F1 ATP synthase subunit alpha, producing MNLRPEEISSIIKEQIKRYEKKLDVVDVGTVIQVGDAIARIHGLESCMAGELLEFPGEVYGMALNLEEDNVGCVLLGSDENIKEGDIVKRTGRIVEVPVGDNLIGRVVNALGQPIDGKGPISSDKFRPIESRAPGVIERKSVSVPLQTGIKAIDSMIPIGRGQRELIIGDRQTGKTAIAIDTIINQKGQDVICIYVAIGQKRSTVAQIVNTLESKGAMEYSIIVSATASELAPLQYIAPYAGVAMAEEFMYNGKDVLIIYDDLSKHAVAYRAMSLLLRRPPGREAYPGDVFYLHSRLLERAARLDEKYGGGSITALPIIETLAGDISAYIPTNVISITDGQIFLETELFFSGQRPAVNSGLSVSRVGGAAQIKAMKKVSGGLKLELAQYRELSAFAQFGSDLDKETEERLSHGERIMEILKQPQYSPMSVEKQVMVLYAVTNKYVSDIPLDRLKDFESEFLAFMEGSYPQVGKSIRDTKVLTEEVEAELVKGIEEFKKSFM
- a CDS encoding F0F1 ATP synthase subunit delta; this encodes MAELIGKRYAEALYEVALELDKLEEFKEEIKAISQILKSEPKLKTIFEHPKLSKDEKKDIINSIFKERVSQEILNLCYIVIDKGRETHLTGISEEYTRLSNEKQGIVEARAITAVPMEDEEMKKLEKQLSKKLDKKVLLSNEIDSTVMGGVLVKIGDKIIDSSIKGRFEELYKDLNNVRVRIG
- a CDS encoding F0F1 ATP synthase subunit B — protein: MDIQVNVLPDPVNFLLQISATLVLFLILRHFLFKPVSKFLADRKERIAQELGEAKSHREEAETLKKEYESRIDEAKQEARGIVDSAKKRGEELKAEIVVSAKTEAGNVLAKAKSDIEREKEKTMAELKSEVVEIAMMAAEKVVEKSLDEKAHKEMINKFIDEVGEAQWQN
- the atpE gene encoding ATP synthase F0 subunit C — protein: MLQGISNEAFVLGCSAIGAGIALIAGLGPGIGQGFAAGKGAEAVGRQPEAKGDIMQTMLLGQAVAETTGIYSLVVAIILLFVRPLLAGL
- the atpB gene encoding F0F1 ATP synthase subunit A, yielding MGIKFMMNGKEIYIHDTVVNSWIIVILLSIFAIVVNRKLKKANIDEKPTGLLNVAEILVEGLESLVRSAMGPTRMNFMPYVGTLAMYLVCANLFGLLGFTPPTSDYNVTLALALITFVMMHFNGIKSNGILGYLKGFFEPMPFLFPINILGELATPISLSFRLFGNILSGTIIMALIYSGLNSLSMFITPFVAPVFHAYFDVFSGLIQTLIFTMLTMLNIANKMGDEPSEVIK
- a CDS encoding ATP synthase subunit I, whose protein sequence is MKILEGNYQRNIIIRALLLALILSGVCLIVFPNPKEYIYGLAFGTSINVLNFKLMAITMEKAVHMPQSRIKKYVMGNYSVRYIIYGIMLSISAVADYINFFAAVVGILMVKIVILSAAFYDIILDALHKKTK
- a CDS encoding AtpZ/AtpI family protein encodes the protein MKSNKNSRVLENLVLVSQIGISMIVPTFGGILLGHFIDQKIGTGVIFLAIFTILGIMSSFLTLYKMTVGTTKRK
- a CDS encoding short-chain fatty acid transporter, encoding MFKKFTNGCIALVQKYLPDAFLFAVILTIIVFVAGMATTGQGPVDMIKHWGDGFWSLLGFAMQMALVVVTGYVLADTKPVKKALDKLACIPKTPRSAIWFISFISLIAMFINWGFGLVIGPLFARRLSKKIKGVDYRLLIASAYASIANWHGGISGSIPLKMATGGLEAETAGVLTAAIPITETIFAPWNLIMQLAILIIIPLVNSAMHPEPDKVVALDTSLLEEEVAVAKDKSLMTPAERMENSPILSMIIGVGGLAFIVYWFATKGFNLDLNIVNFIFLFAGIILHGNPRNFLDSVEGSVKGAAGVLIQFPFYAGIMGMMVGANADGVSLAKIISDGFVSVATVKTFPLLSYLSAGIVNFFVPSGGGQWAVQAPIMMPAGAELGVNPAVTGMTIAWGDAWTNLIQPFWALPALGIAGLGARDIMGYCIIDLIVIGIITCLGFAFLV
- a CDS encoding CoA transferase subunit B produces the protein MKVDKVRVREVIAKRVAQELRDGDVVNLGIGLPTLVANYVPEGMDVTFQSENGFVGLGPAPEKGKEDKDLVNAGGQHVTINGGGAFFDSAMSFSIIRGGHVDITVLGALQVDQNGNLANWMIPGKMVPGMGGAMDLVVGAKKVIVAMEHTAKGNPKILKECNLPLTAAGEVDMIITEMAVIQVSKDGLLLTEIGPEVTVGDVLRLTEATLKISDNLKVMDV